GAATTTAATTTCCACACAACCTTTCTACGGTGATCTCAGGGTCCACCTAACTGACAACATCAATGAGGATCGGTGGGCAATGAGGCAAATCTGGTTTTGACCTGCAAGGGGACAGCAGggtgaaggtggcatgggtacaaATAGAAGACTTACTGGCGTAGATTGTTGATGGGATTGGAATCAGTGAATTTTATGATAACTGAGTTTCTCCTGGGAATTCTTTTGAAATAGAGTATTTAATTATAGATTTCTTGGAGGTGAGTCTTTGGGTTTAGGAATTTGGCTTCTGATATTGATAACAAAGCTTTATGTGTTTGGGAGATTTGGTTAAAAATATCGGTAGCTGGATTATTAATGGATGGTTGGGAGGGAGTATTCTGGGTGGGTGTTGTGACCATGTAATCTGTAACCACTTATCGTTTGAGATTTTTGGCCGTTTTGAAAAATGGGCGTGTGCGGTGTTACATTTCGGAGGCTTACTAGGGATATGGGATGGGGTTTGTTGGGCAGTGGAAGATAAGAGGTAAGTATCTATTCGAATGTTACCTGGAAACGGCAATGACGGCACTGCGGTGGCGATGAGCTGTTCGTTGGGTACTGCAGCTAATGGTGCAGATGCTGGCGACATTGGTGCTAATGGTGCTGTATCCGGAAGAACTGCTGTTGGCTGTGTTGATATTGGCGGTAGTGGTGGTTCAGCTGATGTCTTGGGCTGTTCAGCTGCTGCTGCCGCCAATGGTGCCGATGCCGCTGATGGTGCCAATGCCGCCAATGCACAGTGCTCTGGATCTGAAAAAAGTGATACTCAATAAGTTAACTGTAAAACATCAAGTAGATGAAGGCATCAATTTTCTTGACCTTACAATATCTAATGTAATCAACAACCGTGCCTTCCACATTTACAGTAAATCTACCACTAGTGACATTGTCATTAACAACTCCTCATGTCATCCAGTATAACACAAAATGCCATTCTTCAGATCCACATTCTATCGTATACATAAAATCCCATTCAGCCCACatgatgaacaaaaagaaattaacattatcaAAGAAATTACACATAGAAATTGATACAGCCCAGATGTAATtgataaacttaacaacaaaatcaaaaagaaacaATGTACACCTACTAAATCAGATGCACAAGATGGAAAAGACACATTCGCGCGCATACCCTTTATAGGTAAAATTTCATATCAAATTGCCAACATCTTTCGGAAAACtggtattcaaatttctttcagcactaacaacaagctacaacagcacatcatcCAAAACAGTAATACAAACAACCAATGCCATCACAAATCAGGTATTTAAaaacttttatgtgacaattgcccacagttctacatagaccaaactggaaggagtttcactataagatacTGTGAGCATATGGGTGCCTTCTggctaaataattttgataaatccacCTTTTCAATGCGtctaaaagaccatggtcactcagccacagccattacagaaaacctacaaatactacacactgtgaacaaaggaaagaaaatgaatctgcttcaagaactagaaatttatatccacagctctaactcaccagaccTTATTCTCAACGAACAAGTGGAGCTTGCAAACAAATGCTACCTTCACATATTTCacgaaatattcaaaaacagaaactAATTATCCTCTAATATAATAACAATgtaatattctatggaaattcgatgtagcagtcatacaacagtccaagtgtcattatcgtaatttgtaatagtcatattgtaaacacaatCTGTAACTTTCATTCTATAAattgtaatagctttcaaaatttcatgtgtgtaacattactgtacttcctagatctaagttctctgacaacagtgtggctcaaaacagttctagctgtcatttttaaatttgtaatagcttttagtaatttcatatatgtaacatcattgtacttgctagatctaagttctctgacaaaactgtgaataaaaaaaattcatattatgtatcaaaaaacttcgcagtctataatagctttttaagtttctatatgtgcaacacccatgcacttcctgtggctaagttctttgaccataacctacatgtttctgtatgagcaaaaTCTTTACACCTGCTatgtctaagttctttgaccacagcccacatgtttgtatgtaaacgcaGTGTATTTTACAAGTGCAcctcgtaatagtgaaatatgcagctaaacttggtaaaactgaaatatggacgtgaaaatgataagaagtgcgtaactaagtggcaaaactgtcaccacagcataactaTAATAATGGTGCCTCATCTTTactgtcaccacagcataactaTAATAATGGTGcctcatctttatgtaagtacagatatattttcgacaaatgctgccttgccacttgtATTTGTTTAGTCATTagcaaatattttttgtatttatacactgatctccaacagtataaacatgtacatggatGTATAAACACCTGATTATGGGCGCaaacccgaaaccggtcgtgtgacacgtaaataacattttattgtgaCTGCTAGCAGGTATttctctacaccctataaaggaacagtcatgtaGTTCGACAGCATCCAATATGGATAAAACCCATTATAAGCATTATTTTTCATGTTTAATTTTGAAACTATAATATGGAATTTCTAATCAGCGACCTCAAAACTGTTACATAAAAATTCAGGTTTATATCTAAAGCTTTTTCTATTTTTGGTCAACTCACTGTGTGATTCCTGTGATGCCACCGATGGCTCCAATGTCACTGAAGAAGTACCGGTCGGTGACGAAGGGCCGGACGCTGATGAAGGGCCGGACCCTGATGATGGGCCGGACCCTGACGATGGGCCGGGCTCTGAAGTTGGCTCTGGTTCTGTTGCTTCTTTTGCTCCTGCGGCTGAAAATTTCAGAGTTCTGTTTAATATTGTGCTATAAGAGAAACAACCGCACAGCCACAATTTACATACAAGTGAACAATAGATGAGAACATAAACACAAACGCAGAAGCAATTCCTGTACTGATACCAGCAGTTACTCACGGCCAGTGAACACAAGATGAGAGGCATCTAGCCAAAACCTGAAGGTGACCATGATGGAAACTAGCCAGAGAAGGAGAAGAATGTAAATTAGATCTCAAAAGCGAGAACACGCACTCTCAAACCGACGTCCATTGAAAAAGAACGTTCTTGTGCAACAATCCATGGAGGAAATGGGCCAACACAGCCTCTCCCGGCGGAAATCTGTAGTAGTAAGCAATTTTACTTAAAATTCCTTGAGTTCTTTGACATTTGTAGTGCGAGGCAGAGTTCTGACTGTAGTCATATGATAACATGGAGGATTAACACCTTCCCAAGAAACCTAAAACTCCAACTACAATACGAATGTTTAAGGAGAGaggagagattagtgtttaacgtcccacagacaacaaggtcgttagagacggagcacacactccgattagggaaggatgcggtagGTAATCGGCCGTGCTTTTTCAAAGGAaagatcccagaatttgcctgaagcaatttagggaattcacggaaaacctaaatcaggatggccggacgtgggtttgaaccatcgtcttcccgaatgcgagtccagtgtgctaactaatgcgccacctcgctcggtgatgtttGAAAAAGCTGACTTGGCCAAGTTACATTTCAACTCTGCAGTATGTAAGACCGTGAGCAAGGGGCGTAAGTTACATAAATACTCTTCCAGGGATGAACCCATCACAAGGAAGTCATCGACGTAATTGATGGGCTCCGGAATGGACAACATCAGTCGTTCCAAGAAACGCTGAAGAATCGCCGGGGGAGCTAGCCACACCGAACGTGAGGTGCTGATAAAGGTACGACCCGCGGCGCGTGTTAATTACAACGAACTGTTTAGAATCCTCATCCAAAGAACCTGTAAGGTGGCTTCAGACAAATCAGTTTTTAAGAAAAGCTGTCTGCTGACGAGTTTAGCCAATAACTCGTCCGGATGGAGCAAAGGGTGGGTGTCAGTAATAGATTGAAGGTTAACTGAAACTTCAAAGCCAGCTCAAAGGTGAAGCTGACCAGTCGGTTTTTTAACAGTCACTCGGTGTAATGGACTGCCCAATTCTAATTACACTTGATCACCCAAAACCACTTCAATACGGAACACACGGGAAAAGCGCGGCCGCCCAGTACGTTTCAGAGTAACGTGGACCACAAAATTAGTGACCCAACCTAAACCACCCGACAAAAGGGACGAAAGGAAAAACCAAAAGTACTGAAATTATCCAGGCTGAACAAATTTGAGGTACCAGCATCATCCTCTACCAAAATAACAGGGAACGAATAACAATTTATACACAGTGGGTGGCGTAAACTGCCCCAAAATTTGAATATGCTGCTTGTTGTAACTCACCAAATGTCGAGTAACTGGAGACAACGACGGAGATCCCAAATTCACAGAAGTTTGTAAGTTCAGTAAAATCATGGTTGTACCCATGTCCACTTGTAGTGAGGGCACTTGCCCATCACTGGCACTGCGAGAAAGAGCTTTTTGTTATGATTCGTAAGCATTAGAGACACCTGACACACGTGACCATTTCTACAAGAAGGGGCTGAGGACGACCCGCAGACGCTATATGCCTTTTTTCCTAGAGTTGTTGCACGTCGCCCAGTGCTTAGATCACGCGGCCCAAACATGTTGCGCGAAACAGTATGGGGAAGACGGGCGCTCGGCGGAGCGCTGCCGTTGCTGTCGTTTTTGGCATGTCGATGTCTGACGGCCAGCAGCAGGAGCCACCGAAACGGTGTCACACCAAGCCTCAATCTGGTCACCAGCAGCACGAGATACCTCGAAAGATTAATCAATATTTAACACTTCAGCCAAAGATGACCTCTAGCGAGTGTTGAGGCACCTCCTTATCAAGAGCCAACCGAATGAA
This sequence is a window from Schistocerca nitens isolate TAMUIC-IGC-003100 chromosome 3, iqSchNite1.1, whole genome shotgun sequence. Protein-coding genes within it:
- the LOC126248428 gene encoding testis-specific gene A8 protein-like; translation: MVAVAGPSGVNPRRRKLVDQDVPAVLRSKKAKRARLSRRQRKQRIIEENEKYQQLVLFWIRIIKYFMNKAAGAKEATEPEPTSEPGPSSGSGPSSGSGPSSASGPSSPTGTSSVTLEPSVASQESHNPEHCALAALAPSAASAPLAAAAAEQPKTSAEPPLPPISTQPTAVLPDTAPLAPMSPASAPLAAVPNEQLIATAVPSLPFPGENAGSADAVFAQGSDEELIVEYTDSIPLFESDTHDMYVIVDDSDYIFELPFECMESGRYAAEAYM